The Vibrio agarivorans genome contains the following window.
AAAAACCTCTGCGATTCCAGTTGTCGGCGATGACAGCGCAGCAGGCGATAGTGTCGTGACACGCGTTGTCGCGGTGCGTAATGTATCAGTGCGTGAACTGTCTCCGCTTTTACGCCAGCTAAATGATAACGCAGGTGCCGGTAACGTGGTTCACTACGACCCTGCCAACATCATTTTGATCACGGGTCGCGCTGCAGTAGTTAATCGCCTAGCTGAAATCATCAAGCGTGTTGACCAAGCTGGTGATAAAGAGATTGAAATTGTTGACCTGAAAAATGCGTCAGCAGCCGAAATGGTGCGTATCGTTGAAGCCCTTAATAAGACAACCGATGCGAAGAACACGCCACCGAACATGCAGCCTAAATTAGTTGCCGATGACCGCACTAACTCAATTCTTATCTCAGGCGATCCAAAAGTTCGCGCGCAGCTAAAGCGTCTTATTAAGCAGCTTGATGTTGAAATGGCAAGCAAGGGTAATAACCGAGTGGTTTACCTAAAGTATGCGAAAGCGGAAGAGCTTGTAGATGTGCTGCGCGGTGTTTCTGAAAACCTGCAAGCTGAAAAATCAGCTGGGCAAGGCAGCAGCTCATCAAATGTACGTGGTGAGGTGACGATTGCGGCTCACCCACACACCAATGCGCTAGTAATGACAGCTCCGCCAGATATTATGAATGCCCTGCAAGAGATCGTCTCTCAACTTGATATTCGCCGTGCTCAGGTATTGATTGAAGCCCTTATCGTTGAGATGTCAGAGGGTGATGGTATCAACCTTGGTGTTCAATGGGGTAACCTAGAAACGGGTGCCATGATTCAGTACGGCAACACAGGCGCATCGATTGGTAGTGTGATGGTTGGTCTTGAGGAAGCTCAGGATACAACGACTACAACAGCAGTGTACGATACAGATGGTAACTTCCTGCGTAATGAAACTACGACTGAAGCTGGTGATTACTCAACACTAGCAGCGGCACTATCAGGCGTTAACGGTGCTGCAATGAGTGTAGTGATGGGAGACTGGACAGCTCTAATTAGTGCGGTATCAACAGATTCTCACTCTAACATCCTATCTTCTCCAAGCATCACGGTGATGGATAACGGTGAAGCTTCGTTTATCGTCGGTGAAGAAGTTCCGGTTGTAACTGGCTCTACTGCTGGTTCGAATAACGATAATCCATTCCAAACCGTTGATCGTAAAGAGGTCGGCATCAAGTTGAAAGTTGTCCCTCAAATCAACGAAGGCAACTCGGTTCAGCTTAATATTGAACAAGAAGTATCTAACGTGTTAGGTGCCAATGGGGCAGTGGATGTACGTTTTGCCAAGCGTCAAATTAATACCTCAGTCATGGTTGATGATGGCCAAATGATTGTATTAGGTGGCTTGATTGATGAGCGAGCACTAGAGAGTGAATCAAAAGTACCACTACTTGGTGATATTCCTTACCTTGGCCAGCTATTTAAATCGACCAGCACGCAGACTGAAAAGCGTAATCTGATGGTATTCATTAAGCCAACCATTATTCGTGATGGCATGTCAGCGGATGGTATTTCTCAGCGTAAGTACAACTACATACGTGCAGAGCAGCTATTGAAAGCAGAGCAAGGCTTGAGACTGATGGATGATGAACATATTCCAGTACTGCCTGAATTTGGTCAGTCGCGTGAATATGCTCCAGAGCTACAAGCATTGATTGATCAAATGGAAGCGAAGTAATGGAAGCAGAGGTTATTCATCACCGTCTGCCTTTTAGCTTTGCTAACCGTTTTCAAATGGTATTGGAGCATGGTGACGAGGGCAGTGTTCTCTATCATTTAGAGCCTATCTCTATGAAAGCGCTGCTGGAAGTGCAGCGCGTGTCACCGCGTGCATTCACTTTGCACTCTATGAGTAAAGAAGCGTTCGATACAAAACTCACTGAGGTGTATCAACGTGATTCGAGCGAAGCGCGTCAGTTGATGGAAGATATTGGCGCTGACAGTGATGACTTCTTCTCGTTAGCTGAAGAGTTGCCGCAAGATGAAGACTTGCTCGAATCAGAAGACGATGCCCCGATCATTAAACTGATCAACGCGATGCTCAGTGAAGCCATCAAAGAAGGCGCATCGGATATCCATATCGAGACCTTTGAAAAATCTCTGTCGATTCGTTTCCGTGTCGATGGTGTATTGCGTGATATTCTAGCGCCAAGCCGCAAGCTTGCCCCGCTGCTTGTTTCGCGTGTCAAGGTAATGGCAAAACTGGATATTGCCGAGAAACGCGTGCCGCAAGATGGCCGTATCTCGCTGCGTATCGGTGGCCGTGCGGTCGATGTACGTGTATCAACCATGCCGTCTTCACACGGTGAGCGTGTGGTAATGCGTCTTCTTGATAAAAACGCGACGCGTCTAGACCTGCATAGCTTAGGCATGACGCCTGCAACCCATGAAAACTTCCGCAATATCATCGCTCGTCCACATGGGATTATCTTAGTTACTGGCCCAACCGGTTCTGGTAAATCAACAACCTTGTACGCGGGCCTGCAAGAGCTCGACAGCAGCGAAAGCAATATCTTAACCGTTGAAGACCCGATTGAATTTGATATCGATGGTATCGGTCAAACGCAAGTGAACCCAAAGGTAGATATGACGTTTGCTCGTGGTTTGCGTGCAATTCTGCGTCAAGACCCAGATGTCGTCATGGTGGGTGAGATCCGTGACTTAGAAACAGCGCAAATTGGCGTACAAGCCTCTTTGACGGGTCACTTGGTGATGTCGACGCTGCACACCAATACCGCTGTTGGCGCGATCACACGTCTGCGTGATATGGGAATTGAACCGTTCCTTATCTCTTCATCTTTGCTTGGCGTACTTGCGCAGCGCCTAGTACGTACTCTGTGTAATGACTGTAAAACGCCTTATCAAGCAGATAACGAGCAGAAAAAGTGGTTTGGTGTGCCAGCAGAGCAAGAGTTAACGCTTTACCGTCCAAACGGCTGTGAACATTGTAATAACAAAGGTTATCGTGGCCGTACCGGTATTCATGAGCTGTTGCTGGTGGATGAGCAGGTTCAAGAGCTGATTCATAGTGAGGCCGGTGAGCAGGCGATTGAAAAGAGTGTACGTGAGCACACCCCAAGCATTCGTCAAGATGGCTTGAGTAAAGTTCTGCAAGGGAAGACCTCTCTTGAAGAGGTGTTACGAGTCACTAAGGAAGGCTAATGGCGGCGTTTGAATACAAGGCACTGGATGCAAAAGGCAAGCAAAAGAAAGGCGTTATCGAGGGTGATAACGCCAGACAAGTGCGTGCCCGTCTTAAAGAGCAGGGCTTAATTCCGGTTGAAGTGACGGAGACTCGCGCAAAATCGAGCAAGGCCTCTTCGGCTAAGAAAGTCGCTTTTCAACGTGGTATCAGTACTCCTGATCTGGCTCTGATCACTCGCCAGCTGTCGACACTAGTACAATCGGGTATGCCACTCGAAGAGTGTTTGAAAGCGGTGTCTGAGCAATCAGAAAAACCACGTATTCGAAACATGTTGGCTGCAGTGCGATCAAAAGTGACCGAAGGTTATACCTTGGCAGATAGTCTGGCTGATTACCCGCATATCTTTGATGAACTCTTTCGTTCAATGGTGGCGGCAGGGGAAAAGTCAGGGCACCTTGATGCGGTACTTGAGCGTCTCGCTGATTACGCAGAAAACCGTCAGAAGATGCGCTCTAAGCTGCAACAAGCTCTGATTTATCCAGTCGTACTTGTAGTATTCGCTGTTGGTATCGTCGCGTTTCTGCTTGCTGCAGTGGTACCAGAAATTGTCGGCCAGTTTATTCAGATGGGGCAAGACCTGCCAGCATCAACCGAGTTCTTGCTTTCCTCGAGTGACTTTGTCAAAGAGTGGGGCGTCGCGATTCTTATTTCCGTCATTGTCTTGGTCTATCTTGCTAAGTTTGCTTTGTCTAAACCCAATATCCGTCTGGCTTGGGACAAAAAAATCGTTGCTATGCCAATGATGGGACGCATCAGTAAAGGGCTGAATACGGCTCGCTTTGCGCGTACACTTTCGATTTGTACATCTAGTGCGATCCCGATTCTTGAAGGGATGAAAGTGGCGGTGGATGTTATGTCTAACCACTTTATCAAGCAGCAAGTGACCGTCGCTTCGGACAATGTCCGTGAAGGTGCGAGTTTGCGTAAAGCGCTCGATCAGACCAAATTGTTCCCGCCAATGATGCTGCATATGATTGCCAGTGGTGAGCAAAGTGGTCAATTGGAATCGATGCTTACTCGCGCGGCAGACACACAAGACGCTAACTTTGAATCCACGGTGAACATTGCTTTGGGTATTTTTACTCCGGTCTTGATTGCATTGATGGCTGGCTTGGTTTTGTTCATTGTCATGGCGACCATGATGCCGATCCTAGAAATGAATAACTTAATGAGCGGCTAGAACAGTTCCCTCCCCTTTTGAAGGGGAGGGTTAGGGTGGGGTTAATGCGGCCTTTCAACAAATGCAGAGTTTTGTGATTGAGTGAGTATGGGCTAACCCCCTCCCGGCCTCCCCCTTGATAAGGGGGAGGAGCAAAACAACTCCCTCCGTTTTTTAAGAGGAGGGGAAGAACAGTTCCCTCCCCTTTTGAAGGGGAGGGTTAGGGTGGGGTTAATGCGGCCTGTCAACAAATGCAGAATTTTGCGATTGAGTTGAGGATGGTTAACCCCCTCCCGGCCTCCCCCTTGATAAGGGGGAGGAGAATTAGATTCCATGGCCTATCTCAGGCCTTGATAGTGTTGTTTTTGGAGAAGAAAATGAGAAACAAACTAAAGAAACAATCAGGTTTTACCCTGCTAGAGGTAATGGTGGTTGTGGTTATTTTGGGTATTTTGGCGAGCTTTGTTGTGCCAAACCTATTGGGTAACAAAGAGAAAGCGGACCAACAGAAAGCGATCACCGATATTGTTGCTTTAGAAAATGCCTTAGATATGTACAAGTTAGATAACAGCGTGTACCCAACAACAGACCAAGGCCTTGAAGCGCTTGTGACTAAGCCAAGCAATCCAGAGCCACGTAATTACCGTGACAATGGTTATATCCGTCGCCTACCAAAAGACCCTTGGGGTAACGATTACCAATACCTAAGCCCTGGTGATAACGGCACAATTGATATCTTCACCCTAGGTGCGGATGGTCAAGAAGGTGGCGAAGGCGCTGCTGCTGATATCGGTAACTGGAATCTGCAAGACTTCCAGTAATAGTATTGATTGGGGTAAGCCCTTGCTTACCCCATATCTTAGAGTGTGATTGTGTTTTTTGTCTCAAACCCGAGTAAGTTAAGTCGAAGCAATGGCTTTACGCTTTTAGAGCTGCTGTTGGTGTTAGTGCTGGTTTCGGTCAGTGCGGTTGCCGTGATTTCAACATTTGTGAACTCGACAGAAGATCAGGCGAAAGAAGAGAGCCAGCGACTGTTCTTACAGCTGCAGCTGCTTAATGATGAAGCCCTGTTGAGTGGACATAACTACGGCTTACGAATAGACGAAAAACAGAATCGTATTCATCTAATGTCCCTTGGTGATGAAGGTTGGCAAGCGATGGAGCTAGAAGGCATGGCCAATGAAATCGCACTGCCTGACAGCTTAATGATGAGCATGGCTTTGGGTGGCGACGTTTGGTCAAATAATGAAAGTCTGTTTAACCCAGGCTCTCTGTTTGATGAGGACATGTTTGCAGATGTTGAGAACGACAGTAAACCTCGACCACCACAGATTTTTATTCTCTCAAGTGGTGAGATCACGCCCTTTAGTTTGAATATTTTGGCCAATGATGAACAAGTGAATGACGATAACTGGCGTATTGTCGTCGCAGAAAATGGCGTGATTCATCGCCTTGCTCCGGGCGAACCGGCTCCGGGGGAAGAGTAGTGATGAGACGCAAAACATCGGGTATGACATTGCTTGAGGTATTAGTCGCTTTAGCGATTTTTGCCACGGCTGCTATAGCGGTGATCCGCTCGGTGAGCCAGCATATTAATACTCTAAGTTATCTTGAAGAGAAGACGTTCGCCGCCATGGTGGTGGATAACCAGATGGCAAAGGTGATGTTGGAGCCAAACAGACTGCGAGCACAGAAGGGCACTGAAGAGTTGGCGGGTCGAACTTGGTATTGGCAAGTCGCGCCAGTAAAAACCTCGGACAACTTGCTCAAAGCATTTGATGTGAGTGTCGCTACAACCAAAGAGGGTTCGCCTTCTGTTACGGTGAGAAGTTATGTCCCGTAGAGTTAGCTCATTGCCTGTAAATAAAACTCAACGCGGTTTCACTTTAATTGAAGTGCTGGTGGCTATCGCTATTTTTGCCAGTTTAAGTGTTGGCGCATACCAAGTGCTTAATCAGGTGCAACAGAGTAATGAGCTGTCGATGCAGCGTAGTGAGCGACTGAAAGAAATTCAGCGTGCGCTGGTTATGATGGACAATGATTTTCGTCAGATGGCAACGCGTACGATGCGCACCAATGGTGAAGAGCCAAGTTCTGCTCTGCTTTTTTGGCAAGACTACCTACTTGATTCTGATACCAAAGGTCTCGTATTTACGCGTTTGGGTTGGCATAACCCAGAGCAGCAGTTCCCTCGCGGAGAGGTGACAAAGGTCGGATATCGCACACAAGAGCAAGTGCTTGAGCGTGCTTGGTGGCGCTACCCTGATACGCCGGTAGGGCAAGAGCCCATCGTTGCCCCACTGCTTAGTGGTGTTGAGAGTTTTGAAGTGACCTTTTACAACGGCTCTGAATGGCTTAAAGAGTGGACGGTCTCCAACCGACTGCCTCGCGCAGTGTCGGTCACTTTGGAGTTAGAAGATTATGGTGAAATAGAGCGAATCTACCTCACCTCTGGTGGCCAATTGACAAATTCGGGCGGTGAGACGGATGGTTAAATCTCGTAAAGCCTCTTTTGCTCGTAAACAACGAGGCGTAGCCATCATCGTCGTGTTAATGATACTGGCAGTGATGGCGTCGATAGCGGCGAGCATGTCTGGGCGCTTGTTTACCCAGTTTAAACGCGCGACCAATCAGATTAATTACCAGCAAGCGTATTGGTATAGCTTGGGGGTTGAAGCTCTTGCTGTTGTTGGTATCGAGCAGAGCTACAAAGACAGTGACACGATTAATACCTCTCAGGCTTGGGCCCTAGAGGAGCAGACTTATCCTCTGGATTATGGCGTGGCGCGCGGGCGAATTTGGGATCGCCAAGCCTGTTTGAATTTGAATGCGATTGGCTCTGCAACGATTCCAACTAACTCAAACCAACGTCCCTATATTATGCGTGTATGGCAGTATCTTCTAGAGGCGATGGATGTCGATAACTACCTTGCGGAAACCATTACCGACTCGACCTATGAGTTTATCGACCCTGATAACAGTACACAGACCATTAGTGGTGTTGAAGATAGCTACTACGAGAGTGTGCAGCCGGCATATTTAACCGCAAACAGCTGGATTGCCGACAGCAGCGAGCTGCGAGCGATTAATGGTGTGACCGGTGAGATAATGCAGAAAGTGGCGCCGATGGTGTGTGCATTGCCAACAGACCAGTGGGTGTTAAATGTCAATACTATCGAGCCGCATCAAGCGCCATTGTTAGAGGCTATGTTTCATCCACACCTCTCTGACAGTGATGCGAAAAACCTGATTGAGGGACGCCCTTATGATGGATGGGATTCAGTTGATGATTTCCTTGCCGAGTCTGAAATGTCCAGTGTTGAGGCTGGTGTTCGTGACGAAGCTAAAGCCTTTTTAGGTGTGGATAGCCAGTATTTTGAGTTAGACGCTCAGGTTTGGGTTGAGCAGTCTAGAGTAAGAATTAGAAGCCTATTGTATAGTGACAATAGGGAAACAGCGTCGGTAGTACGCCGTCGTTTTGGAGGGATCAGTGAGCGAGTTTCTGACCGTTCGACTAACTAGCCAACCGAACTCTCCCGTTCCATGGTTGGTGTGGTCTACACAGAATAATGAAGTAATTGCTAGTGGTGAGCTAGCGAATGCATCAGAACTAGAGACGCTACAGGGTTATGCTCAGCAGCGTAGCGTTATTTTATTGCTATCAGCCACCGATGTGGCATTGAATCGCGTAGAGATACCAAAGGGCGCCAGTCGCCAATTTGAGTCAATGCTGCCATTTCTACTTGAAGATGAATTGGCGCAAGATGTCGATGACTTGCACTGTACCATTCTGAATAAGAAAGGGGATGAAGCGTGGGTGTCAGCTGTAGATTTATCTTGGTTTGAAAGCACCTTAAACCACTGCCGAGAGCTTGGTTTCGACGTTAAGAAAGTAATGCCAGATGTACTTGCGCTGCCAACTAACGATGAAGGTTTAAGTGCTGTTCAATTGGGTGATGAGTGGTTGATTAAAAAAGGCGCTGAGCTTGGCGCTGTTGTTCCAGCACAGTGGCTATCGCTGACTGCTCAATCAAGTTGGGTCAAAGCCGATGATGAGTTTTTGCCATTACAAGCTTATACCCCACTTCCTGAGCTGACTCTTACAGATGGGCAAGAGTGGCACAATGCACCCGCAGAATTACCAATGCAGCTTTTGGCAACAGAAGCGATAGCGAGTAAGACTAACCTGTTAACGGGCGTATTTAAGCAAAGCTCCTCAATCATGAAGCACTGGAAAGTGTGGCGTAAAGCCGCGATTGCAGCAGGTGTTCTTTTGGTCGTGTTGATGGGGCAATACCTGCTAGAGATCCAGCGCTATGAATCACAAGCAAGTGCTTATCGCGCCGAAAGTGAGCGTATCTTCCGTGATCTAACAGGGAAAAGCCGCATTCCAACGACCAGTTACTTGAGGCGTGAAATGGAGTCTGAAATTGCTCGCCTATCAGGTGGTGCCGGTGAAGATTCGCTACTGAACTGGTTTGCCAACCTGTCAAGCTCGCTTGGTGCGAGACCGGCGATTGAGCTTCAGAGCATTCGTTTTGACTCTAGCCGTGGAGAGGTACGCTTGGTCGCGCAAGGTGCTGACTTCGAGAGCTTTGAAAAGGCACGTACTGCGTTAGCGGAGCGCTTTGACGTTGAGCAGGGCCCTCTGAATAGAAATCAAGAAGTGGTAACCGGCACGTTTACCATTAAGGCGCAGTAGAGGGTGATGATGGAACAGTTAGCAACCGTGAAAAATTGGTGGCAAGGTCTTTCTCAGCGCGAACAGCGCCTAGTTGGAATTTGTGTCGGGTTTACCTTGCTAGGTATTTTGTATTGGGGCCTGGTTCAGCCTTTGCAAGCGAGAGCTGAAAATGCCCGTATGCGCATCGACAGTGAGAGACAGCTATTAAGCTGGGTTTCAAGCAAAGCTGATGAAGTGACAGAGCTGCGTGCTCAAGGTGGTATTGTCACGAGTAATCAGCCGCTCAACCAACTGATTTACTCCTCTGCAAGTCGTTATCAAGTCGAGATCATCCGTATGACGCCGCGTGACGACATGATGCAGGTTTGGGTACAGCCGATCCCTTTTGAGCAGCTACTCAATTGGGTCATTTACCTTAAAGAGCAGCAAGGTGTTGAGGTCGCTTTTCTTGATGTTGACCGCACTGAGCGCACTGGCGTTGTTGATGTGAAGCGACTGCAGTTCCAAAAAGGGGGTAACTAATGCGCCGTATTATTCTCATCTCACTCTTGTGTCTCGTTGTTTTCTTGGTGAGTGTGATTGCGCATGTTCCTGCCAGCTTTGCTTTAAGTTATCTGCCTAAGCAAGTCGCTCAAATTGAGGGCGTCTCGGGAACGATTTGGAATGGTCAGGCTCAGCGCGTTTCCGCGCAGGGTCAGCAGATAGGTTCACTGCAGTGGCAGGTGAAGCCTTCTTCTCTATTGACGGGCCGTCTTGAAGCCGATATCCGCTTTGGTCGTGGTAGTGCGATAGATTTACGTGGTCGAGGCTCGGTAGGCGTGGGGCTATCTGGCCCTTATGCAAAACAGTTTGTTGCATCAGTACCTGCTTCTTATGTGATGTCACAACTGCCGATGCCGGTGCCAATCGATGCGATTGGTCAAGTTGAGCTAACGATGCGTGATTATCAGTTTGATCAACCCTACTGTGCGTCAGCAGAGGGCACTATAGCATGGGCAGCAGGCGAGTTAAGCACGCCAGTGGGTCCTATTTTGTTAGGCCCAGTGATCGCCGATATCACGTGCCAAGACAGTCAATGGCAAGTTAATGGCGCTTTAGCCAGCAGCCAAGTCAGTGGTGAGTTCAGCGCAACGCTAGAGTCGAACAACCGCTATGACTCACAAGGCTGGTTTAAGCCAGAGGCAGAATTTCCAGCTATCCTATCAAGCCAGCTAAGTTTGGTAGGCCAACCTGATAACCAAGGTCGTTATCAGTTGAGCCAGAAGGGTAGGTTTTAGCGTCAATTTTAAAGGGCTGGAGTAATCCAGCCCTTTTGTTTATTTCTTGCGTCATCGCAATAGAAGTCGTCACCCTGAATTCATTTCAGGGTCTACTCATCACGCGCGCCGCAGTTAGGTTCTGAAACAAATTCAGAATGACACAGCTATGAGTCAATGAGCGCTAGTCTTTGTTCTCCAAAATCTCGCCCCAATCTAATGACTCATCACCGAGCACAATAAAATTCGGGTTCTCCAACGTATCACGTTCATTGTAAGAGAGTGGTTCAAGCTGGGTATCTAAAATACGCCCACCGGCTTCCTCAACAATACACTGCGTCGCTGCCGTATCCCATTCACCCGTAGGCCCTAGCCTTAGATAACAATCCACAGCACCTTCAGCCACTAGGCAAGCTTTGAGCGCCGCAGAGCCAAGAGGCACCAACTCATAATTCCATGCTGGGCTCATACGATTGGTAATACGGTTAATGTCTTGTCGTCGACTGATTGCAATTGCAATTGGCTGGGTTTTACCCGGGTGTTGGTGTGACTTTATGCGCACGCTTTCAGCCATTTCAGGAATTTTCCATGCCCCTTTATCTTTATAGGCATAATAGGTGACACCGGATACGGGCGCGTAGACCACCCCCATAATAGGCTGATTGTTATCGATTAGAGCAATAATCGTCGCAAAGTCGCCGCTGCGAGCAATGAACTCTTGTGTGCCATCTAGTGGGTCAACCAGCCAGTAGCGGCTCCATTGAGAGCGTTTTTCTAGGCTGATATCAGCAGCTTCCTCGGATAAAACCGGAATATCAGGCGTCAGTTCAGACAGCTTCTTAGTAATGAGCTTGTGCGCGGCAATATCGGCACTGGTGACAGGGGTTTCATCTGACTTAGTGAACTCTTCATACTGCCTTTTCTGATAAATGTCGAGAATGAGTTGTCCTGCTGAGCGGGCAATCTCAATCACATTGGGCAGCAGCGGGGAGAGGTCGTTTGAGGTGGTCATGCATAGTCCTTTAAACAATTATCCAGTAGTCATTGAAGCTTCAAACAGTGGTAATCAGCACTACTTAAGTCATTACTGGCTATCTAAAAAGCGTAGTGCAAGCAGCAGAGCCGTGATACTGCGGGCTTCACAGAAATCTAAGTGGGTCAGTAACTCTTCTGCCTGTGCCAATGGCCAGCGAACCACTTCAAGGGGCTCTGGCTCATCACCTTCGAGTTTTTCTACATACAAGTCTTTAACGACAAATAAGGTCATCTTACTTGAGAAATAAGAGGGGGCGAGCACCACTTCTTTAAGCGGGATAAGGTTTTTAGCACCAAAGCCAATCTCTTCCTTTAGCTCTCGGTTAGCGGCCTGCTCGGCGGTTTCACCTAAATCGATAAGCCCTTTTGGAAAACCAAGCTCGTAGCGCTCAGTGCCAGCAGCATATTCTCTAACAAGTAAAATATCGCCAGCGTCAGTAATCGGCACCATCATAACCGCATGGCGGCCACTCGGCTTCATGCGCTCATAGGTACGCTTTTCACCATTACTGAACTCAAGATCTTGAGCTTCAATAGTAAACAAGCGAGATTTCGCGGCCACGCGAGTTTCAAGGATGTTAGGTAAGGTCCGTTTTTTCAAGGGAAGCTCCCTGCGGGCATGACGCCATCGAGATATAGATAGCCTTACTATAGGTGAAAAGGGATAGGTAAGAAAAGAGTCGGGCAGGGGAAAATTGGCTTAAGTATGAGTGCAATCGATAACTTAAGTGAGTCGAAACTAAAAGAGCTACCAGAAGGCAGCTCTTTAAGCGAATGTTCGAAACCTAAATGCTGAACTTAGTAATACGAGTGCTCACCTGCTTGGTGCTCAGTCGCATCTTTAACACCTGTTAGTTCACCAGCAAACTCTTGGATAAGCTGCTTTTCGATACCTTCTTTTAGCGTCACATCAACCATAGAACAGCCGTTACAACCGCCGCCAAAGGCAACGATAGCAACACCCTCTTCGGTGATTTCT
Protein-coding sequences here:
- the gspJ gene encoding type II secretion system minor pseudopilin GspJ encodes the protein MSRRVSSLPVNKTQRGFTLIEVLVAIAIFASLSVGAYQVLNQVQQSNELSMQRSERLKEIQRALVMMDNDFRQMATRTMRTNGEEPSSALLFWQDYLLDSDTKGLVFTRLGWHNPEQQFPRGEVTKVGYRTQEQVLERAWWRYPDTPVGQEPIVAPLLSGVESFEVTFYNGSEWLKEWTVSNRLPRAVSVTLELEDYGEIERIYLTSGGQLTNSGGETDG
- the gspI gene encoding type II secretion system minor pseudopilin GspI; protein product: MRRKTSGMTLLEVLVALAIFATAAIAVIRSVSQHINTLSYLEEKTFAAMVVDNQMAKVMLEPNRLRAQKGTEELAGRTWYWQVAPVKTSDNLLKAFDVSVATTKEGSPSVTVRSYVP
- the gspD gene encoding type II secretion system secretin GspD, which produces MKHWLKKSAWLLAGSLLTTTPVLAEDFSASFKGTDIQEFINIVGRNLEKTIIVDPSVRGKVDVRSYDMLTEEQYYSFFLNVLEVYGFAVVEMDNGILKVIKAKDAKTSAIPVVGDDSAAGDSVVTRVVAVRNVSVRELSPLLRQLNDNAGAGNVVHYDPANIILITGRAAVVNRLAEIIKRVDQAGDKEIEIVDLKNASAAEMVRIVEALNKTTDAKNTPPNMQPKLVADDRTNSILISGDPKVRAQLKRLIKQLDVEMASKGNNRVVYLKYAKAEELVDVLRGVSENLQAEKSAGQGSSSSNVRGEVTIAAHPHTNALVMTAPPDIMNALQEIVSQLDIRRAQVLIEALIVEMSEGDGINLGVQWGNLETGAMIQYGNTGASIGSVMVGLEEAQDTTTTTAVYDTDGNFLRNETTTEAGDYSTLAAALSGVNGAAMSVVMGDWTALISAVSTDSHSNILSSPSITVMDNGEASFIVGEEVPVVTGSTAGSNNDNPFQTVDRKEVGIKLKVVPQINEGNSVQLNIEQEVSNVLGANGAVDVRFAKRQINTSVMVDDGQMIVLGGLIDERALESESKVPLLGDIPYLGQLFKSTSTQTEKRNLMVFIKPTIIRDGMSADGISQRKYNYIRAEQLLKAEQGLRLMDDEHIPVLPEFGQSREYAPELQALIDQMEAK
- the gspE gene encoding type II secretion system ATPase GspE — protein: MEAEVIHHRLPFSFANRFQMVLEHGDEGSVLYHLEPISMKALLEVQRVSPRAFTLHSMSKEAFDTKLTEVYQRDSSEARQLMEDIGADSDDFFSLAEELPQDEDLLESEDDAPIIKLINAMLSEAIKEGASDIHIETFEKSLSIRFRVDGVLRDILAPSRKLAPLLVSRVKVMAKLDIAEKRVPQDGRISLRIGGRAVDVRVSTMPSSHGERVVMRLLDKNATRLDLHSLGMTPATHENFRNIIARPHGIILVTGPTGSGKSTTLYAGLQELDSSESNILTVEDPIEFDIDGIGQTQVNPKVDMTFARGLRAILRQDPDVVMVGEIRDLETAQIGVQASLTGHLVMSTLHTNTAVGAITRLRDMGIEPFLISSSLLGVLAQRLVRTLCNDCKTPYQADNEQKKWFGVPAEQELTLYRPNGCEHCNNKGYRGRTGIHELLLVDEQVQELIHSEAGEQAIEKSVREHTPSIRQDGLSKVLQGKTSLEEVLRVTKEG
- the gspF gene encoding type II secretion system inner membrane protein GspF, with protein sequence MAAFEYKALDAKGKQKKGVIEGDNARQVRARLKEQGLIPVEVTETRAKSSKASSAKKVAFQRGISTPDLALITRQLSTLVQSGMPLEECLKAVSEQSEKPRIRNMLAAVRSKVTEGYTLADSLADYPHIFDELFRSMVAAGEKSGHLDAVLERLADYAENRQKMRSKLQQALIYPVVLVVFAVGIVAFLLAAVVPEIVGQFIQMGQDLPASTEFLLSSSDFVKEWGVAILISVIVLVYLAKFALSKPNIRLAWDKKIVAMPMMGRISKGLNTARFARTLSICTSSAIPILEGMKVAVDVMSNHFIKQQVTVASDNVREGASLRKALDQTKLFPPMMLHMIASGEQSGQLESMLTRAADTQDANFESTVNIALGIFTPVLIALMAGLVLFIVMATMMPILEMNNLMSG
- the gspK gene encoding type II secretion system minor pseudopilin GspK, yielding MVKSRKASFARKQRGVAIIVVLMILAVMASIAASMSGRLFTQFKRATNQINYQQAYWYSLGVEALAVVGIEQSYKDSDTINTSQAWALEEQTYPLDYGVARGRIWDRQACLNLNAIGSATIPTNSNQRPYIMRVWQYLLEAMDVDNYLAETITDSTYEFIDPDNSTQTISGVEDSYYESVQPAYLTANSWIADSSELRAINGVTGEIMQKVAPMVCALPTDQWVLNVNTIEPHQAPLLEAMFHPHLSDSDAKNLIEGRPYDGWDSVDDFLAESEMSSVEAGVRDEAKAFLGVDSQYFELDAQVWVEQSRVRIRSLLYSDNRETASVVRRRFGGISERVSDRSTN
- the gspH gene encoding type II secretion system minor pseudopilin GspH; translated protein: MFFVSNPSKLSRSNGFTLLELLLVLVLVSVSAVAVISTFVNSTEDQAKEESQRLFLQLQLLNDEALLSGHNYGLRIDEKQNRIHLMSLGDEGWQAMELEGMANEIALPDSLMMSMALGGDVWSNNESLFNPGSLFDEDMFADVENDSKPRPPQIFILSSGEITPFSLNILANDEQVNDDNWRIVVAENGVIHRLAPGEPAPGEE
- the gspG gene encoding type II secretion system major pseudopilin GspG, coding for MRNKLKKQSGFTLLEVMVVVVILGILASFVVPNLLGNKEKADQQKAITDIVALENALDMYKLDNSVYPTTDQGLEALVTKPSNPEPRNYRDNGYIRRLPKDPWGNDYQYLSPGDNGTIDIFTLGADGQEGGEGAAADIGNWNLQDFQ